In the genome of Physeter macrocephalus isolate SW-GA chromosome 20, ASM283717v5, whole genome shotgun sequence, one region contains:
- the ZNF248 gene encoding zinc finger protein 248 — MNKSQEQVSFKDVCVDFTQEEWYLLDPAQKILYRDVILENYSHLVSVGNCITKPEVIFKIEQGEEPWILEERFPKQCRSEDWKLDDLIESSQENEDEHFWQLAFTNQTLSTDSGDRVRNTLNLGTDSVPSRNFLYKICDTCEMSLKNISGLIINRKNYSGKKPDEFNVYEKLLLDIRHEKIPTGGKSYKCNQKKNVLNRSQDLTQPIFDPPFEYNENGQGCHGEADSFTNKKAQIGETHCKYNECGRTFIQSLKLNLSQRTHLEMEPYECSICGKSFYMDLRLGHQRALTGENPYNEYGQIFCDSSAFIIHQGNYTRKIPHEYKVSHKIWEKSTLFRHQIVHMGEKPYEHNENGNTFNKKSHLTQLRRAHSGEKTFECGECGKTFWEKSNLTQHQRTHTGEKPYECTECGKSFCQKPHLTNHQRTHTGEKPYECKQCGKTFCVKSNLTEHQRTHTGEKPYECNACGKSFCHRSALTVHQRTHTGEKPFICNECGKSFCVKSNLIVHQRTHTGEKPYKCNECGKTFCEKSALTKHQRTHTGEKPYECNGCGKTFSQRSVLTKHQRIHTRVKALSAS; from the exons atgaacaaatcccag GAACAAGTGTCATTCAAAGATGTGTGTGTGGACTTCACCCAGGAAGAGTGGTACCTGCTGGATCCTGCTCAGAAGATACTATACAGAGACGTGATCCTGGAAAATTACAGCCATCTTGTCTCAGTAG GGAATTGCATTACTAAGCCAGAAGTGATCTTCAAGATTGAGCAAGGAGAAGAACCTTGGATATTAGAGGAAAGATTCCCAAAACAGTGCCGCTCAG aaGACTGGAAACTTGATGACCTGATAGAGAGCAGccaggaaaatgaagatgaacaTTTTTGGCAACTTGCTTTCACCAACCAAACGTTAAGTACAGATAGTGGTGACAGAGTAAGGAATACTTTAAATCTAGGTACAGACTCTGTTCCTTCAAGAAATTTTCTGTATAAGATATGTGACACATGTGAAatgagtttgaaaaatatttcaggcttAATTATTAATAGAAAGAACTATTCTGGAAAGAAGCCTGATGAGTTTAATGTATATGAGAAATTGCTCCTTGATATTCGGCATGAGAAAATTCCTACTGGAGGGAAATCTTATAAATGTAATCAAAAAAAGAATGTCCTCAATCGTAGCCAGGATCTCACTCAGCCAATTTTTGACCCACCTTTTGAGTATAATGAAAATGGACAAGGCTGCCATGGGGAGGCAGACTCTTTCACAAACAAGAAAGCTCAGATAGGAGAGACACACTGTAAATATAATGAATGTGGAAGAACTTTCATCCAAAGTTTAAAGCTCAATTTATCTCAGAGAACTCATTTGGAAATGGAGCCATATGAATGCAGTATTTGTGGGAAGTCCTTCTATATGGATTTAAGATTGGGGCATCAGAGAGCTCTTACAGGGGAAAATCCTTATAATGAATATGGGCAGATTTTCTGTGACAGTTCAGCTTTCATTATCCATCAGGGAAATTACACAAGAAAGATACCCCATGAATATAAAGTAAGTCACAAAATATGGGAAAAGTCAACCCTCTTTAGACATCAGATAGTACACATGGGGGAAAAACCTTATGAGcacaatgaaaatggaaatactttCAACAAGAAGTCACATCTCACCCAACTTCGAAGAGCTCACTCAGGAGAAAAAACCTTCGAATGTGGTGAATGTGGGAAAACATTCTGGGAGAAGTCAAACCTCACTCAACATCAGAGaacacacacaggagagaaaccctatgaatgtactGAATGTGGGAAGTCTTTTTGTCAGAAACCACATCTTACCAACCATCAGCGAACACATAcaggagaaaaaccctatgaatgtaagcaATGTGGAAAAACGTTCTGTGTGAAGTCAAACCTCACTGAACATCAGAGAacacacacaggggagaaaccctatgaatgtaatgcATGTGGAAAATCCTTCTGCCACAGGTCAGCCCTAACTGTGCATCAGAGaacacacacaggagagaaaccctttatatgtaatgaatgtgggaaatcatTCTGTGTGAAATCAAACCTCATTGTACATCAAAgaactcacacaggagagaaaccttataaatgtaacgaatgtgggaaaaccttctGTGAGAAATCAGCTCTCACTAAACATCAGAGGACtcacacaggggagaaaccctatgagtgTAATGGATGTGGGAAAACCTTTAGTCAGAGGTCAGTGCTCActaaacatcagagaattcacacaagGGTGAAAGCTCTTTCAGCATCCTGA